The genome window CGGGGAAGCCAGCACCGCCGCGATGTGCGTTTGCGCCGGAATGCCATACCGCAACAGGGCGTGGTACACTTTCTCCAGCGAGCGACCCGTGGCCAGCATAGGGTCCATCAGAATAACCGTTTTACCGCTCAGATCCGGACTAGCCATGTAATCCATCGCTACCTCAAAACCTTCGTCGTGCGTATGATACCCCCGGTAGGCACCCACAAACGCATTTTCCGCTTGATCAAAAAAGTTTAGAAATCCCTGATGAAAAGGCAAACTTGCCCGCAGAACGGTGGCTAGTACGGGCGGTTTGATTAGTAACTGGGTCGTCGATACACCCAATGGCGTCTGGACCCGGCTTACCTGATAAGGCAGGGTTTTCGAAATTTCGTAAGCCATTAGCTCACCCAAACGTTCTAAATTCCGGCGAAAACGCAGCCGATCTTTCTGAACAGATGTATCGCGTAGTTCGGCAATAAAGTGATTGGCAACGGAAGGCTGTTGGGTAAATACAAACATGCGGGCTCGTTTAGATTAGCTTGTTCTGGAATTCCAGAACACCAATAGTTTGGTTTTTCACGGTAATTTAAGGGAGACCTGCGGGATAATCCAAACGGA of Tellurirhabdus bombi contains these proteins:
- the upp gene encoding uracil phosphoribosyltransferase, with the protein product MFVFTQQPSVANHFIAELRDTSVQKDRLRFRRNLERLGELMAYEISKTLPYQVSRVQTPLGVSTTQLLIKPPVLATVLRASLPFHQGFLNFFDQAENAFVGAYRGYHTHDEGFEVAMDYMASPDLSGKTVILMDPMLATGRSLEKVYHALLRYGIPAQTHIAAVLASPEGIRYVQEQMPQCHLWLGAVDDRLDEHFYIIPGLGDAGDLAFGEKL